tgttttggcctacaactcccatgatccctagctagcaggaccagtggtcagggatgatgggaattatagtccaaaacatctggagggccgaagtttggggatgcctattctagCTCCTTTGTTTGTTGGAGGTAAAATGCCtctgagacatagctgccaagttctccctttttttaagggaaattccattatgctgaataggcttccttgcgagaaaagggaaaacttggcagctatgctctgagaGAGTACTGCGGCACTCAGGTTCATCTTACAGGCTTCTGGTTGGTcatgggcctctggttggcccctgAGAAATCAGGATGCCGGACTACATGGGCCTCTTCAGCAGGCTTCTTCTTACATTTTGTTCCTAGTTGACATCCCCAAGTTCACCCTGCATACTCTTCCCTGGTTCCTGGAGAAAAGGGCAATTTAGAACAAAACAGTGCCCTTGTTGCAGAGTCCTACCCTCCTTTacaccttcccctccccaccaccaacccAAGCAGCTCCTGAGCAAGCCTTTCCAAGGAAAAGTtccttttatgtttttttttggggggggttaatttaaaaaaattaactctctGCAGAAGACTGTAGTCTGCTAACATAAAAGTCACTTTCCCTCTGCAGATGATGCTTTGGAGGCAATAAAGCCTCTTGTCATTTGAATGCCACACCTCTTTCCATGAAATCATttaggtagggctgccatatgtcccagacattaccgggatttcaaaggtggaagtgATGTCTGGGGGGAATTCCCAGAAGGTGGTGGTCTGTCCTGGATCTTCAGTTTTCTtggtgttttccttttaaaaaaaaaaaaagttcaacaactttcatgttttcctttataaagctcaacaattttggtggttacctttaaaaaaaaacaacttttggggtgtcctggtttttactttttgaaatatggcagccctatttttAGGTACTAACGGatgtaatatttatttgtttattttgtttcataaaatttatatactgattGATTGTTTTAAAAGACTCAAAGCGGTTCATAATATACTTTATCTTACAGCCTGCTCTGGCATCAGCACTGAGTATAATCATATTTATTTGCATAGAAAAGAAGACTAAGCAAGAACACAAATGTATGAGTCCTTCCTTtactaaaatataaaaaaaaaatgaaaccataTCAGGAGGGAACCTCAAATCTAATGGCTGAGCCCTGTAAAAGGCATCATCTTACTTCGCACTTTTAAAGTGATCACCCCAAAGTACATTTTTCTTGCTCCATAATTTTCTCATGGCATTTTTCACCTCTTCGTTTCTCAGTGTATAAATTAAGGGATTGAGCATAGGGGTGATAATGGTGTAGAACACAGCCACGCCCTTGTCCTCTGAGAATGTGGTGGAAGGCCTCAGGTAGGTGAAGATGCAGGGCACAAAAAATAGAATCACTACCGTGATGTGAGAGGCGCAGGTGGAGAGGGCTTTGAGGCGCCCTTCAGAAGAGCGAGTTCTCAGAGTGACTAGGATAACGATATATGAAACAGTCAGGAGAAGAAAACTGACTAGGGAAACCATGCCACTATTGACAATGACAACGTACGCAACAATATAAGTATCGGTACAGGCCAATTTCAATAGAGGGTGGACGTCGCAAAAATAATGGTCAATTTCGTTGGGCCCACAGAAGGGGAGGTGTAAGGTCAGGAGAGTCTGTACCATCGAATGTGCAAATGCTCCCAGCCATAATGCCCTCATCGTCCAATTGCATACGCTCTTGCTCATAATAGTTGTGTAATGGAGGGGTTTGCAAATTGCAATGTACCTGTCGTATGCCATCACTGTAAGGAGGAAGATTTCAGTGACACCAAAGAAGTGGAACACAAAGAGCTGTGTTATGCAGCCGGCAAAGGAGATGGTTTTCTTCTCAACAAGGAAGTCTGCAATCAGTTTGGGAGCAGTAGCAGATGAGTAGCCAATATCTACAAAGGATAGGTAACtcaggaagaaatacatgggagAGTTCAGACGGGAGCTGCTCTTGACGGTGGCAATAATAAGTACATTCCCCACTAATATTGCTGCGTAGAGGACCAGAAAGAGCGCAAAACAGGCTTTTTGCAAGTCCTGATTTGCGGTGAGTCCCAAGAAGATGAATTCAGACACATTGTTCGCCATGCAGTCAGAGGAGACAGTCGATTACAATGCAGAATTAAAAACAACCTGTCATTGTACAAAAATAAGGAACAGTGTCAACAATAAGGGTTATTTTCAAATACCGCAatgggaaaaaaaaaaacacccacaaactAGATGTTAACATCTTAAGTTTCCTGAGGACTCACAttctaaaaaatataaaataagataCTTCACTCTGTAATTGGCACTCAGCAATTCAAGAAAGGAAATCTAGGAGGTGTGGTAAGTCAGCAGAAGAATGGTTCATTGGGGAAATAGTCCATAACTTGGGATGCAAGTTTTCTAGATTTAATAAAGTTTTACAGTCAGCACAAAACACATTTGTTTTCAGCATCTGTACAGAAATCTTGTGGGCTGATCTTTATTCATTCACTTGCTTTTCTTATTCCAAGCAGCCCTGTCAACATCAGCATAGAATACTGTCACTCTGAAATCAGCCACTGAGACTGCCATAAACAATCTAGTAATGCATGTATTTTTGAATGTCACTAGTGTTTCCTTGTTGCTGTGTGACCTCCCTTAATGCAACTATTGCCAGTGGTGTACTAAGGGTAGCCCCTACAGTGATGATggttctctcttttaaaaaagttatttactCGAACAAGAGCATACACTTCAACAACATATAAGAAGAAATAAGCAAAGAAAAGCAACAGAACAGAATGAAAACTAGAATCCAACATAGACATGCAGGCAAAGTACAATTTTGGGTCATTTTATTCATATTCCCTGGAAAATAATTATCATTACTGGTGATGGGGAgttgtaacatttttaaaaatatatctgttttatttataaatatcagGATATTTTCCTTGAGGCTTTATGTTATTCTCACTTAAAGCTTAAAAACTACTAAGCATTTGAAATCCTAGCGTATTATACTGGAGGTAGTTGCACATTGCTATCAtctttaatatataaaataattttttgccATGTAGTTGAAAATGAATCTTGTTTTGTTCATCCTCTAGTGTACCTTAATTTTTCAGCATTTCCGAAGGaccagtttatttcatttttcagcaCTATCTATGGACCAGATTGGACTAGGTCACGAATCCTTATTTAATTCCTTTAAATATGTCCATTTTCTTGCAATAACCCACACAGGAGGTAGCAATAAGAGCAGATTCAATTCTTTATCAAAAACCATCTTCATTTGACCCATCCCATATCCGCAACAATACTAATGAAGAGATTAGTATCAGTTATTGCTTTGTTATTAAATTAATTCCTATGAACACCATCTCCCAAAAAGCTCCCCAAAAGAGGAAATACATGACTTTGGGTTTTTTACACCACCAGCATTTTGCAGACATACTGGGGTTAATGTATGATAAAATTACCAGTGTATAGTTCCACCTAAAGAATTTATTGAGTAGAGTCTTGAATCTTTACGGAGATTGATTTGGTAGATACCTTGTTCCTTATTCTTTCCTATTTAATGAGGTCAATATCATAACCCAAATATGTTGCCCAACATTTTTGTGATCCGGTTAGATCACCTGTTAGATCAATAAAAGAACAAATGATCAATGCTTTCCATCCAGTCTAACAGCAATGATCACATGAGATGAGGGGCTTAGTGTTGGGCTGTGGAACAtcggaagttgccttataccgagtcagatcaCTGATCCATATAGCTCTACTGTGACAGATGATGGCAGacctcttccagccctacctttagatgccaaggattgaacctggggccttcaaAATAGATGCTCAACCATGGAGCTATGTTCCTTACCGTGTCCATATGCCCTGTTGCCTTTTAGAGGGGATCAACAATGTCAAGTCTGAAATACTGGATCAGCTGTTAGGCAGCAAATGGGGCTCTATACGGACAGCTATTGTCCCAAAGCCTCTTGTTTAAGTCATCAGGGCCAAAGTGATTCC
The nucleotide sequence above comes from Zootoca vivipara chromosome 1, rZooViv1.1, whole genome shotgun sequence. Encoded proteins:
- the LOC118081918 gene encoding olfactory receptor 4S2-like, with protein sequence MANNVSEFIFLGLTANQDLQKACFALFLVLYAAILVGNVLIIATVKSSSRLNSPMYFFLSYLSFVDIGYSSATAPKLIADFLVEKKTISFAGCITQLFVFHFFGVTEIFLLTVMAYDRYIAICKPLHYTTIMSKSVCNWTMRALWLGAFAHSMVQTLLTLHLPFCGPNEIDHYFCDVHPLLKLACTDTYIVAYVVIVNSGMVSLVSFLLLTVSYIVILVTLRTRSSEGRLKALSTCASHITVVILFFVPCIFTYLRPSTTFSEDKGVAVFYTIITPMLNPLIYTLRNEEVKNAMRKLWSKKNVLWGDHFKSAK